CGTCGATCCGCCTTGCGATGCAGGGGCGAATTACCCCCGACACGATGGCGGGCATTCGCACCAATGCGACCCGCGCGACGCCGGAGACTTGGGATGCTGCGCACACCGCCGCTTGGCCTTGGGCGCTCGTACTCAACGGGCTCGGCGCCATTGGCAGCATCGCGGTGATGGTGACGGGTAACTCGGTCGGGCCGTTCTTGGCAGCTGCCGGGTTCACTGTGGTGTGCACGATCGCTGGCGCGCTCGCGCAGATCATCGTCGGGCACCGCGCCGCGACGCGCGTCCTGAAGCGGTAGCTCTCACTTCGAGCTTGGGCGCGGGCCGCGTTGTCAGCGGTCCCGCGAACTTCGCAAAACCGTCACTCGATGCGCTTCGCGACGCCCAGACTGCATCGAACGACGGGCCTGCGGAGTCACCTCCGCAAAACCGCCACTCGATGCACTTCGCGACGCCCGGACTGCATCCAACGACGGGCCTGCGGAGTCACCTCCGCAAAACCGCCACTCGATGCACTTCGCGCGTGGCGTGAGCCGCGAAAAGTCGCAGGCTACCGCGAACTAGCCCGCGTAGCTCCCGACGAGGCGCACAGCACCGCCGTCGACGCCCTTCGCGCCTTGTTCGAAGCCCTCGAAATCACGCGGGGCGGTCGAGACGCGGCCCGCGACCCAACCGTCCAGGCCCTCTTCCTTGCATGCCGCGAGCACTGCATCCGCCTGCGAAGCATCGACGATCGCGAACATGCCGATGCCGAGGTTCCAGGTGCCCTCCATGTCCTCGAGGCGTGCGCCGGCCATGTCGGTGAGCACGCGGAAGACGGGCAGCGGCGACCACAGGCCACGGTCGAGCTCGACCCACGAACCCTGCGGCAGCACCCGCGCGAGGTTCGCCGCGATGCCGCCGCCGGTCACGTGTGAGAACGCGTGAATTGCGCCGTCGAGTTCGGGACGACGCAGGATGCGCACGAGCTCGCCCGTGTAGAGGCGGGTCGGCTCGAGCAGCTGCTCGCCCCACGTGCGGCCGAAGTCCTCGGCCTGGTCGGTGTACCCGATGCCACTGTCGGCGATGATGCGGCGCACGAGCGAATAGCCGTTGGAGTGGAAGCCCGAGGACGCGAGTGAGATGATGACGTCGCCGTCCTTGACCCGCTCAGCGCCGAGAACGCGATCGGCATCGACGACACCGGTCGCGGCACCCGCGACGTCGTAGTCATCCGGACCGAGCAGGCCCGGGTGCTCCGCGGTCTCGCCGCCGGTCAACGCGGTACCCGTCGCGGCACACGCCTTCGCGATGCCCTCGACGATCGCAGCGATGCGCTCGGGAACGACGCGGCCGCACGCGATGTAATCGGTCATGAACAGGGGCTCGGCACCGACCACGATGATGTCGTCGACCACCATGCCAACGAGGTCCTGCCCGATCGTGTCGTGCTTGTCGATCGCCTGCGCGATCGCGACCTTGGTACCAACGCCGTCGGTCGAGGTCGCGAGCAGCGGCTTGCGCATCCCCTGCAGCTTCGACGCGTCGAAGAGGCCAGCAAATCCACCGAAGCCACCGAGCACCTCGGGGCCGTGCGTCGCCTGCACCGCCTGCTTCATGAGCTCGACGGCGTGGTCGCCGGCTCGGGTGTCGACACCGGCGGATGCATACAGGTCGCGCTCTTCGGCCACGGCCACTCCTCTCGTCTGGAAAGTCCGTGTTCCAGCCTAGTCGCGCGCGCGGCCCGTGCGGAATTCGGAACGCTTGTGGTCGCATCCACTGAAAAAAGTGCACGCACGTGCAACGCCGCCGGCGAGTCGCCGCGTGTCGCGCTCATACGTGCACAATTTTCTTTGCTGGCGGGCTGGATGCGCCGGGCGGGCTGGATGCGCCGGGCGG
This DNA window, taken from Gulosibacter molinativorax, encodes the following:
- a CDS encoding SdpI family protein, which encodes MDSLQAPGFGIAFILGLILVLGNVMAITSIRLAMQGRITPDTMAGIRTNATRATPETWDAAHTAAWPWALVLNGLGAIGSIAVMVTGNSVGPFLAAAGFTVVCTIAGALAQIIVGHRAATRVLKR
- the purM gene encoding phosphoribosylformylglycinamidine cyclo-ligase, with the translated sequence MAEERDLYASAGVDTRAGDHAVELMKQAVQATHGPEVLGGFGGFAGLFDASKLQGMRKPLLATSTDGVGTKVAIAQAIDKHDTIGQDLVGMVVDDIIVVGAEPLFMTDYIACGRVVPERIAAIVEGIAKACAATGTALTGGETAEHPGLLGPDDYDVAGAATGVVDADRVLGAERVKDGDVIISLASSGFHSNGYSLVRRIIADSGIGYTDQAEDFGRTWGEQLLEPTRLYTGELVRILRRPELDGAIHAFSHVTGGGIAANLARVLPQGSWVELDRGLWSPLPVFRVLTDMAGARLEDMEGTWNLGIGMFAIVDASQADAVLAACKEEGLDGWVAGRVSTAPRDFEGFEQGAKGVDGGAVRLVGSYAG